A window from Nitrospira sp. ND1 encodes these proteins:
- a CDS encoding pseudouridine synthase, with amino-acid sequence MRINKFFTEQGLCSRREADRLIAEGRVTINGQVAKLGDQVSPQDLVARDGVVLQRGNRLVYLKYHKPVGVTTTTELHVRRNIIAEIGHTARIFPIGRLDKDSSGLILLTNDGDIVNEILRVEHGHEREYRVEVDREFDETFLVRMAQGVTILGVPTRPCTVARLGPLRFRIILTEGRNRQIRRMCHALGYRVMSLHRVRIMHITIDGLHVGQWVDLTHDERRRLFQALGRPADSSM; translated from the coding sequence ATGCGCATCAATAAATTTTTCACCGAGCAGGGCCTGTGTTCACGGCGGGAGGCCGATCGCCTCATTGCCGAAGGGCGGGTGACCATCAATGGCCAGGTGGCCAAGCTCGGCGACCAGGTCTCGCCACAGGATTTGGTCGCGCGCGATGGCGTTGTGCTGCAGCGCGGCAATCGCTTGGTGTATCTCAAGTATCACAAACCGGTCGGAGTGACGACGACCACCGAACTGCATGTGCGGCGGAACATCATCGCCGAAATCGGCCATACGGCCAGAATTTTCCCGATCGGACGGCTCGACAAAGATTCTTCCGGACTCATTCTGCTCACGAACGACGGCGACATCGTCAATGAGATCTTGCGGGTCGAGCACGGACATGAGCGGGAATATCGCGTGGAAGTGGATCGGGAATTCGACGAAACGTTTCTCGTGCGGATGGCCCAGGGGGTGACCATTCTAGGGGTGCCCACCAGGCCTTGCACCGTGGCGCGTCTCGGCCCCCTTCGCTTCCGCATCATCCTGACGGAAGGACGCAACCGGCAAATCAGGCGCATGTGTCACGCGCTCGGGTATCGCGTCATGTCCTTACATCGCGTGCGGATCATGCACATTACCATTGACGGTTTGCATGTCGGGCAGTGGGTGGATTTGACCCACGATGAGCGTCGCCGGCTGTTTCAGGCACTCGGCAGGCCGGCGGATTCGTCGATGTAA
- a CDS encoding MCP four helix bundle domain-containing protein — MSLASRLKLSFPTTNQLLISLLIAGLGWVSGQALSRIDQDLRIMYAEYTLGAVDLAHISADVIRYRNTIIRSLEAENQTIFERITESLPTQRARIQHAVDRYAAAGLRVSRSGRSEEKDIQAVRESLDQYFHVASKTIDLLSQEWRAGSAAEATELRRKAEIHAADNGGPKVMQVSLALDRLLETVAEVSKDMRDEGTKTIVRTGYWIVGGSFFIALLNLFLARPARVRELPSSRPEETPHPGSTRGLPSEG; from the coding sequence GTGTCATTGGCATCACGCCTGAAATTGTCTTTCCCCACTACTAACCAACTGCTCATCAGTCTTCTGATCGCGGGGTTGGGATGGGTCAGCGGCCAGGCGCTCAGCCGTATCGACCAAGACCTGCGCATCATGTATGCGGAGTACACCCTGGGCGCGGTGGATCTCGCCCATATTTCAGCGGACGTCATCCGATATCGCAATACGATCATTCGGTCCTTGGAGGCTGAAAATCAGACTATTTTCGAACGGATTACCGAATCGCTGCCGACGCAACGCGCGCGCATTCAACATGCCGTCGATCGTTATGCCGCAGCCGGTCTGCGCGTGTCGCGAAGCGGACGCAGCGAAGAAAAAGACATACAAGCGGTTCGTGAAAGCCTCGATCAATACTTTCACGTCGCCAGCAAGACGATCGATTTGCTGTCTCAAGAGTGGCGGGCAGGATCGGCGGCGGAAGCGACGGAACTTCGGCGCAAAGCCGAAATTCATGCGGCCGACAACGGCGGACCGAAAGTCATGCAGGTGAGCCTCGCGCTGGATCGCCTGCTGGAAACCGTGGCGGAAGTCTCGAAAGACATGCGCGACGAAGGCACAAAGACAATTGTGAGGACAGGCTACTGGATCGTAGGCGGGAGTTTTTTCATTGCGCTGCTGAACCTGTTTCTCGCCCGCCCGGCGCGTGTACGGGAACTGCCCTCCTCACGACCTGAAGAAACGCCCCATCCTGGATCAACGAGGGGCCTGCCGAGCGAGGGATAA